The DNA window ACCTCAATTAAAGGAGATGATTATCATGTTAATATACCCAGCAATATTTCATAAAGCTATTGAGGGAGGCTACATAGTTGTATTCCCAGATTTTGATGATGGTGCAACAGAAGGTCAAACATTAGAACAAGCTATGGAAATGGCAGAAGACTATATAGGAACTTATTTATATGATGACTTTATAAAAGGAAATGAACTACCTAAGGCTAGTGATATAAATAAAATATCATTAGAAATTCCAGAAGATGAAAAAGAATTTTATATTGAGAGAGAAAGTTTTAAAACATTAGTTAGTTTAGATATGATAAAGTATATAAATGAATGTAAAAGTACTACTGTTAGAAAGAATGTAACTATTCCTAGTTGGTTGAATGAAATGGGTAAGAGTCATAATCTTAATTTTTCTAATTTATTGCAAGAAGCTATAAAAAAAGAATTAGATATTGAATAGAATAATATTAAAATTAATTTAGGGGTTATTATAATAACCCCTAAAATTTTTATAAATCAATCCAAAATCTTTTTTTATTCTCACCATCAATACATCTAATATCTTCAAATTTGGCATTGGCTGATAAAATTACTTTTTCACTAGCAATATTATCTTCATCACAAGTGATAAGGACTTTTTTCATTTTTAACTCCTTACATTTTTCTAAGGCAAGTTTTAACATTTGTTTGGCATAACCTTTATTTCTTTCAGTCTTTCTAACACTATATCCAATATTTCCACCAACCTGAGTTAAATATTCGTTTAAATAATGTCTAATATCAATCATTCCAACAATATAATTATCTTTTTCTCTTACTCCTAAATATGTTGATGAAGGAACAAGTCCTTCAGGGACTGTATCTTCACTACTTCTCTTTTTTAATTCTTCAAGCCAATCTTCAATGGAAGAAAGTCTATCTAAACCAGCTGAACCATTTATAATAGGGCTTTCTGCTAAGGATTCTTCCTTGTATTTAATAATTTCATCTGCATAAGATAAGTTGGGTTTTACTAAAATAATTTTTTCCATAATGACCTCCTTAATTTTTATAAAGTTTGTTTTATTCTATAATCTAATTCAGAAAAATCAATAATTCTAGCTTGTCTATGAATTTCTTTTCCATTGTAAAATAAGATAACAACAGGTACTGTATATAGGTTTAATTGTCCCACTGCCTCAGCCATTTCATCAGCTTGGATATAGTAAGAAGTATAGTTATTTTTATCTGTTATTTCTTTAACTTTTGGAAAATCTGCCTCACAAACTGAACAACCTTCACTTTTTATATATAATAAAAATTTTTCTTCATTTTTTATTTTCTCTAATAAATTACCATAAGTTTTAATCTTTTCCATAACAAGCTCCTATAAAATATTTTATATATTTGAATAATATCATAAATTGTTAAAAAAATAAATTTATGTTAATATATTTTTAACTTATAAGTAATTTTTAAGGAGGAATTTCTATGAGAAAAAATTTTAGTAAAAAGACAGTATTATTACCTCTACCAGTATATATTATAGGAACTTATGATGAAAATGGAAAAGCTAATGCTATGAATTTAGCTTGGGGAGTACAATGTGGCTATCATGAAGTTTCATTGAGCATAGCAAGAGAACATAAGACAATGGAGAATATTTTATTAAAGAAAGCATTTACAATAAGTTTAGCAACT is part of the Fusobacterium nucleatum genome and encodes:
- a CDS encoding type II toxin-antitoxin system HicB family antitoxin, which translates into the protein MLIYPAIFHKAIEGGYIVVFPDFDDGATEGQTLEQAMEMAEDYIGTYLYDDFIKGNELPKASDINKISLEIPEDEKEFYIERESFKTLVSLDMIKYINECKSTTVRKNVTIPSWLNEMGKSHNLNFSNLLQEAIKKELDIE
- a CDS encoding GNAT family N-acetyltransferase; this translates as MEKIILVKPNLSYADEIIKYKEESLAESPIINGSAGLDRLSSIEDWLEELKKRSSEDTVPEGLVPSSTYLGVREKDNYIVGMIDIRHYLNEYLTQVGGNIGYSVRKTERNKGYAKQMLKLALEKCKELKMKKVLITCDEDNIASEKVILSANAKFEDIRCIDGENKKRFWIDL
- a CDS encoding thioredoxin family protein, producing the protein MEKIKTYGNLLEKIKNEEKFLLYIKSEGCSVCEADFPKVKEITDKNNYTSYYIQADEMAEAVGQLNLYTVPVVILFYNGKEIHRQARIIDFSELDYRIKQTL